One part of the Eucalyptus grandis isolate ANBG69807.140 chromosome 10, ASM1654582v1, whole genome shotgun sequence genome encodes these proteins:
- the LOC104421438 gene encoding uncharacterized protein LOC104421438 — protein MSPASKSKSKDKKSGKEPIKAVSKPSGPASGGSGVPASAYNPVLGTFHSLETVSSSSSSPLQANGRFRTIDETDEQTGSLAAGVEFDSVSNNGSWSGESEDHKENKSNLPGRQESVPGAENDKREKIRQKNEKKHQRQKEKRAQELHERCSGYLMSRKLEALAQQLVAMGFSRERATMALIMNEGRVEESVAWLFEGGEEADNRTDNKFSGTNLKIDITEELAQITSMVSKFKCSKQEVERAVVSCEGDLEKAAESLRTQKLELSSAPSKPGETGDPSSLSNGKLSATVAMNSGMSQHKQNLSLSAQLRRDERDYNYTRSAGNASGYLESVPKNVQSVKRNQQKPQHSAMPTEKSRPGAGSSSIATAVQVSPSPAKGETRYIAVGGELKHLSLGTVREPVVMMQRPQSAKQVPAINVGSPPGTGAGWHPSNGIDIRKSGALLPQIPSSRSLSAGNLSSGQMHPQFYYQQQLGLGNSSLESPGTSRAMGFQQHQQFIQGGGLGDIPGTTRGNGSWSRTSAPPTIAAASSLGLFSGLGSSGYSGAASPVDWSNSSVGQQFDYTNVDWSLDRGLSSPRSTKWLMGLTSLMKNKATMFDPDVPTSGLNLGLRPPPPNVNGVSFMGLRDAPGATTDTSAPGSREWTSPFEGKDLFSLPREFVSSPSL, from the coding sequence ATGTCTCCAGCATCCAAATCCAAGTCCAAGGACAAGAAGTCTGGGAAGGAACCGATAAAGGCTGTTTCCAAGCCCTCTGGACCTGCATCTGGGGGTTCTGGAGTCCCTGCCAGTGCGTACAACCCTGTTTTAGGAACATTCCACTCTCTTGAAACAGTGTCaagttcatcttcttcacctctTCAAGCTAATGGTCGTTTCAGGACTATTGATGAGACAGATGAGCAGACTGGCTCGCTTGCTGCGGGGGTCGAATTTGATTCTGTCTCCAACAATGGCAGCTGGTCTGGTGAGTCGGAAGACCATAAGGAGAACAAGTCTAATCTTCCTGGTCGACAGGAGTCTGTCCCAGGagctgaaaatgacaaaagagagaaaatccgccaaaagaatgagaagaagCATCAGCGTCAGAAAGAGAAACGAGCTCAGGAATTGCATGAGCGATGCAGTGGCTATCTTATGTCGAGAAAGCTTGAAGCACTTGCTCAGCAGCTCGTGGCAATGGGCTTTTCTCGTGAACGGGCAACCATGGCTCTTATAATGAATGAAGGCAGAGTAGAAGAATCAGTTGCGTGGTTGTTTGAAGGGGGTGAGGAGGCTGATAATCGGACGGATAACAAATTTAGTGGGACTAACTTGAAAATTGATATAACGGAAGAGCTTGCTCAGATTACAAGTATGGTATCCAAGTTTAAATGCTCGAAACAGGAGGTGGAGAGAGCTGTCGTCTCGTGTGAGGGTGACCTTGAGAAGGCAGCAGAATCGTTGAGAACTCAGAAGCTAGAACTATCTTCTGCTCCTTCTAAACCAGGAGAAACTGGAGATCCTTCTAGTTTAAGTAATGGCAAGCTTTCAGCTACTGTTGCCATGAACTCTGGGATGTCCCAGCATAAACAAAATTTGTCTTTGTCAGCCCAGCTGAGAAGAGATGAAAGAGACTATAATTACACAAGAAGTGCGGGAAATGCAAGTGGTTATTTGGAGTCTGTGCCGAAGAATGTGCAGTCTGTGAAGAGAAATCAGCAGAAACCCCAACACTCTGCAATGCCGACCGAGAAGAGTCGACCTGGTGCTGGATCCAGTTCTATAGCAACGGCTGTTCAGGTGTCGCCTTCACCAGCAAAAGGAGAGACCCGTTATATTGCTGTTGGAggtgaattgaaacatctttcTTTAGGAACAGTCCGGGAGCCAGTTGTCATGATGCAGCGACCGCAATCAGCTAAGCAGGTTCCTGCTATAAATGTTGGCTCGCCCCCTGGAACAGGTGCAGGTTGGCATCCTTCTAATGGCATTGACATTAGGAAGTCAGGTGCATTGCTGCCTCAAATTCCTAGCAGTAGAAGCCTCAGCGCGGGCAATCTGAGTTCAGGTCAGATGCATCCCcaattttattatcaacaacaattggGTCTTGGAAACAGTTCACTGGAGTCACCAGGGACAAGTCGAGCTATGGGTTTTCAACAGCATCAACAATTCATACAAGGTGGTGGTTTGGGAGATATTCCTGGGACAACCCGAGGTAATGGTTCGTGGAGTAGAACAAGCGCACCTCCTACAATAGCGGCTGCTTCTTCCCTGGGTCTGTTTTCTGGATTGGGTTCTTCTGGTTATTCAGGGGCTGCTTCTCCAGTAGACTGGAGCAACAGTTCAGTGGGGCAGCAGTTTGATTACACCAACGTCGACTGGTCGTTGGATCGGGGTTTGTCTTCCCCAAGATCCACCAAGTGGTTGATGGGGTTGACCTCTTTAATGAAGAACAAGGCAACCATGTTTGATCCGGATGTTCCTACATCAGGTTTAAACCTTGGCCTGAGACCTCCTCCCCCCAATGTGAATGGCGTCTCTTTCATGGGACTTCGTGATGCACCAGGAGCGACTACAGACACATCTGCTCCGGGTTCTCGGGAGTGGACGTCTCCTTTTGAAGGAAAGGATCTTTTTAGCTTGCCTAGAGAGTTCGTCTCTTCCCCTTCTCTGTAG
- the LOC104421441 gene encoding ankyrin repeat-containing protein BDA1: MDPRLSRVIQYEDVTSLRALLAEDPLILDKALLGPTAETPLHLAVLAGNSELVKEIVSRKPNFARELNHDGLTPLHIVSATGNLEVARELLTVGPDLCMIKDKGGRTPLHYAAIKGRIKVIEELLSQCPQALKERTARGETALHLAVKNSQSDALKKLVEKVSEDGDADDLVTAKDDDGNTISQLAAASKQLQILNFLKKQNLVGADTIDVVSGDQLDGQTKAEPQANRNKKAVTKADSTQQSSQSTDDDSSSSIWSEVEEMVLVVASLLATITYQAGLSPPETIWSDNMKQDTRCTSHHSFFSSTDLCPVAAYYLFMSFNTSGFFSSIFLIFFFRKPSYVQVLLPVALLSMVVTYMTLSVTLSPNGLSLLLIYVITLGSSSIACWQSKWSRPSSAMPSALLPAK, translated from the exons ATGGATCCCAGGCTCTCCAGAGTTATCCAGTACGAAGATGTCACCTCTCTCCGGGCCTTATTAGCAGAAGATCCGCTGATTCTGGACAAAGCCTTGCTGGGACCAACGGCAGAGACTCCTCTTCATTTGGCTGTGCTCGCTGGAAATAGCGAGCTCGTGAAGGAGATTGTTAGCAGGAAGCCCAATTTTGCAAGGGAATTGAATCATGATGGACTTACGCCGTTACACATTGTGTCCGCCACGGGGAATTTGGAAGTCGCGAGGGAGCTTCTAACAGTAGGCCCTGATCTTTGCATGATCAAGGACAAGGGCGGCAGGACACCGCTCCACTATGCGGCCATCAAGGGCAGGATCAAGGTAATCGAGGAGTTGCTCTCTCAGTGTCCTCAAGCCCTCAAGGAACGCACCGCTCGTGGCGAGACCGCACTTCACCTGGCAGTGAAGAACAGTCAATCTGATGCGCTCAAGAAGTTAGTGGAGAAGGTCAGTGAAGATGGAGATGCAGACGACCTTGTGACTGCCAAGGATGACGATGGGAACACAATCTCACAGCTGGCTGCGGCTTCGAAACAGCTCCAG ATCCTAAACTTCCTGAAGAAGCAAAACTTGGTGGGCGCAGACACTATTGACGTTGTTTCAGGTGATCAGCTAGATGGACAAACTAAAGCCGAGCCTCAAGCAAATCGAAACAAGAAGGCAGTGACAAAGGCGGACTCAACTCAGCAATCGAGCCAATCTACGGACGATGACTCGAGCAGCAGCATATGGTCGGAAGTGGAGGAGATGGTGCTAGTCGTGGCCAGTTTATTAGCGACCATCACGTACCAGGCAGGACTGTCTCCTCCGGAGACCATTTGGAGCGACAACATGAAGCAAGACACGCGATGCACGTCCCACCATTCCTTCTTCAGCTCGACAGATCTGTGCCCCGTGGCCGCTTACTATCTCTTCATGTCCTTCAACACTTCTGGGttcttctcctccattttcctCATATTCTTCTTCAGGAAGCCATCCTACGTCCAGGTTCTGCTGCCCGTGGCTCTGCTTTCCATGGTTGTCACCTACATGACTCTTTCCGTGACCTTGTCCCCGAATGGTCTCTCCTTGCTCTTGATATACGTCATCACTCTCGGATCTTCCTCTATTGCATGTTGGCAGTCCAAGTGGTCAAGACCATCTTCCGCAATGCCTTCAGCTTTGCTGCCGGCAAAATAA
- the LOC104421437 gene encoding 4-diphosphocytidyl-2-C-methyl-D-erythritol kinase, chloroplastic produces the protein MMMMAATAVASSSSSSSSSSFFPCSRVVFPPRGACRSGGVRPPPARYGSSPSCLRRRASVRAVAPEPKAGKQQQLEVVYDPDERINQLADKVDREAPLSRLTLFSPCKVNVFLRITRKREDGFHDLASLFHVISLGDIIKFSLSPSQTKDRLSTNVSGVPLDDRNLIIKALNLYRKKTGSNKFFWIHLDKKVPTGAGLGGGSSNAATALWAANQFNNCIATEKDLQEWSGEIGSDIPFFFSHGAAYCTGRGEVVENIPPPISLDIPMVLIKPPQACSTAEVYKRLRLDKTSNVDPLALLEKLSKDGISQDVCINDLEAPAFEVLPSLKKLKQRIMAAGRGQYDAVFMSGSGSTIVGVGSPDPPLFVYNEEEYKDVFLSEANFITRESNQWYREPASSTATNACGAGSGFSSLS, from the exons atgatgatgatggcggCGACCGCcgtggcttcttcttcttcttcttcttcttcttcttccttcttcccatGCAGTCGCGTCGTGTTCCCGCCCCGCGGTGCCTGCCGGAGCGGCGGGGTTCGGCCGCCTCCCGCGCGGTACGGCTCGTCTCCGTCTTGCCTGCGGCGGAGGGCGTCCGTCAGGGCCGTGGCTCCCGAGCCGAAAGCGGggaagcagcagcagctcgAG GTAGTGTATGATCCTGATGAGAGGATAAACCAGCTGGCTGATAAGGTGGACAGGGAAGCTCCTCTTTCTAGGCTCACTCTGTTCTCGCCTTGTAAG GTTAATGTCTTTTTGAGAATCACTaggaagagagaggatgggTTCCATGATCTGGCGTCTCTGTTTCAT GTAATAAGTTTGGGGGACATAATCAAGTTCTCCTTGTCACCGTCCCAAACGAAGGATCGACTTTCAACGAATGTGTCTGGCGTACCTCTTGATGACAGGAATTTG ATTATCAAAGCACTGAATCTTTACAGGAAAAAGACAGGCAGCAACAAATTCTTTTGG ATCCATCTTGACAAAAAAGTACCAACTGGAGCAGGACTTGGTGGTGGAAGTAGTAATGCGGCAACTGCACTTTGGGCTGCAAACCAATTCAATAATTGTATTGCAACTGAGAAGGACCTTCAAGAATGGTCTGGTGAAATTGGTTCAGatattccctttttcttctcccaTGGAGCAGCATATTGTACTGGTCGAGGTGAG GTGGTTGAAAATATCCCTCCACCTATATCCTTGGACATTCCAATGGTTCTAATAAAACCTCCACAGGCATGTTCGACTGCTGAAGTTTACAAG CGTCTACGGTTGGACAAGACTAGCAATGTTGATCCTTTGGCCTTGCTGGAAAAGCTGTCAAAGGATGGAATATCTCAAGATGTATGCATCAATGATTTGG AAGCTCCAGCGTTTGAGGTACTACCATCCCTTAAAAAGTTAAAGCAGCGAATCATGGCTGCTGGCCGTGGACAGTATGATGCTGTTTTCATGTCTGGAAG TGGGAGCACAATCGTTGGAGTTGGTTCACCGGACCCTCCACTATTTGTCTACAATGAAGAAGAATACAAGGATGTTTTCTTATCAG AGGCTAACTTCATCACACGAGAATCCAATCAATGGTACAGAGAACCTGCTTCTTCAACAGCGACAAATGCTTGTGGTGCAGGCTCTGGTTTTTCCTCATTGTCATAA
- the LOC120289060 gene encoding LOW QUALITY PROTEIN: F-box/kelch-repeat protein At5g26960-like (The sequence of the model RefSeq protein was modified relative to this genomic sequence to represent the inferred CDS: inserted 3 bases in 2 codons), with protein sequence MSETCNSRHFSWLMKSCFPNPNDKPLSPHSPHHLPIKASAPTLSSLPDDLLLECLSRLPAPSLPAAASVCRRWSRILDSPAFHDLRRLHGLLRPSVFALSFLDSALLSASLRLGPAPAPGPGPGSGPGSDPLWQVSLFIPDAGWGGGGGQGLVPHARLAAIGPRIYIIGRNAVARYDTWTGSVASRSPMTFPRKKFAVAVHSGXIYVAGGGGGGRTSAVEEYDPDRDGWTVVSHAPRRRYGCVGAAVDGVFYVIGGLRIGPSAAGTEPSRAAGAEAHVYASSMDLYDVEARGWLRSRAVPGGGCVVAACAAVGHVYVLASHALELSFWRFDARRRSGGGCFGEWSRAKSPPLPTQVRLDSTVKFSCVGVGDKVVLVQVAGCIDDLLRRSGRSERGXAGGLVLAYDTAAGEWSRAADLPEVIARAACACVEC encoded by the exons ATGTCGGAGACCTGCAACTCTCGCCACTTCTCATGGCTGATGAAGTCGTGCTTCCCCAACCCTAACGACAAACCCCTCTCCCCGCACTCTCCCCACCACCTCCCCATCAAGGCCTCCGCCCCgaccctctcctccctccccgACGACCTCCTCCTCGAGTGCCTCTCCCGCCTCCCCGCCCCCtccctccccgccgccgcctccgtctGCCGCCGCTGGTCCCGCATCCTCGACTCCCCCGCCTTCCACGACCTCCGCCGCCTCCACGGCCTCCTCCGCCCCTCCGTCTTCGCCCTCTCCTTCCTCGACTCCGCCCTCCTCTCCGCCTCCCTCCGCCTCggccccgcccccgcccccggcCCCGGTCCCGGCTCCGGTCCCGGCTCCGATCCCCTCTGGCAGGTCTCCCTCTTCATCCCCGACGCCGGctggggcggaggcggagg CCAGGGCCTCGTCCCCCACGCCCGACTCGCCGCGATCGGCCCGAGGATCTACATCATCGGCCGGAATGCCGTCGCGCGCTACGACACCTGGACCGGGAGCGTCGCTTCGAGGTCGCCCATGACGTTCCCGAGGAAGAAGTTCGCCGTCGCGGTGCATTCCG CGATCTAcgtcgccggcggcggcggcggcgggaggacCTCGGCGGTCGAGGAGTACGATCCGGATCGCGACGGGTGGACCGTGGTGTCGCACGCGCCGAGGAGGCGGTACGGCTGCGTCGGGGCTGCGGTGGACGGCGTGTTCTACGTGATCGGAGGCCTCCGGATAGGCCCCTCGGCAGCGGGGACCGAGCCGTCGCGCGCCGCCGGAGCGGAGGCGCACGTGTACGCGAGCTCGATGGACCTGTACGACGTGGAGGCGCGGGGGTGGCTGAGGAGCCGCGCGGTGCCCGGCGGGGGCTGCGTGGTGGCGGCCTGCGCGGCCGTCGGCCACGTCTACGTCCTGGCGAGCCACGCGCTCGAGCTGTCGTTCTGGCGCTTCGACGCGCgccggaggagcggcggcggatGCTTCGGGGAGTGGAGCCGGGCGAAGAGCCCGCCGCTGCCGACGCAGGTGCGGCTGGACTCGACGGTGAAGTTCAGCTGCGTCGGGGTCGGGGACAAGGTGGTGCTGGTCCAGGTGGCGGGGTGCATCGACGACCTGCTGCGGCGGAGCGGGCGGAGCGAGCGGGG TGCGGGAGGGCTGGTGCTGGCGTACGACACGGCGGCGGGGGAGTGGAGCAGGGCGGCGGACCTGCCGGAGGTGATCGCACGCGCCGCCTGCGCGTGCGTGGAGTGCTAG
- the LOC104421439 gene encoding dr1-associated corepressor, with protein sequence MRKKLDTRFPAARIKKIMQADEDVGKIAMAVPLLVSKALELFLQDLCDRTYDITLKRGAKTLNSLHLKQCVQTFNVFDFLSEIVSKVPDLGGSDAAGDDRSAAKRRKMVDDGENDTDDESKRSRMNDTGHTGSAGRGKGRGRGRGRGRGGRASEGDATVQNEKFEVDGDVPQQDNLNQDLEGTENGDHLNESKDSIPTPRSAEPPVRNFDLNVDLDENGDSKSILASGPTSISAAPDAGFKHEEYPGWSLSEVEKMAIDPIQLANLNRGMDEDDEDYDEEG encoded by the exons ATGAGGAAGAAGCTCGACACGCGATTCCCGGCG GCTCGGATTAAGAAAATTATGCAAGCTGATGAGGATGTCGGGAAGATTGCTATGGCTGTGCCTCTTCTTGTTT CTAAGGCATTGGAACTGTTCCTGCAAGACCTTTGTGATCGGACATATGATATAACCTTGAAGAGGGGAGCTAAGACACTGAACTCCTTGCATTT GAAGCAGTGTGTCCAAACCTTTAACGTATTTGATTTCTTGAGCGAAATTGTGAGCAAGGTTCCTGATTTAGGTGGTTCTGACGCTGCTGGAGATGATCGGTCTGCTGCTAAAAGAAG GAAAATGGTTGATGATGGGGAAAATGACACTGATGATGAATCAAAGAGGAGCCGCATG AATGATACTGGTCACACAGGCAGTGCTGGGAGAGGGAAAGGTAGGGGCAGAGGGAGGGGTCGTGGGCGAGGTGGTCGAGCCTCAGAGGGGGATGCAACTGTGCAGAATGAGAAGTTTGAAGTCGATGGAGACGTTCCTCAGCAGGACAATTTAAATCAGGATCTTGAAGGGACAGAAAATGGTGACCATCTCAATGAATCAAAAGATAGCATTCCTACTCCTAGATCTGCAGAACCGCCTGTTCGGAACTTTGACCTGAATGTGGATTTGGATGAAAATGGGGACTCAAAATCGATATTAGCTTCTGGTCCGACCAGTATATCAGCAGCTCCCGACGCTGGATTCAAGCATGAGGAATATCCCGGGTGGTCTCTTTCCGAAGTTGAGAAGATGGCCATCGATCCCATTCAGCTTGCAAACTTGAATAGAGGgatggatgaagatgatgaagactaCGATGAAGAAGGCTAG
- the LOC120289059 gene encoding cysteine proteinase inhibitor A-like, with protein sequence MAKPGGISNVDGKENTLEIEGLARFAVEEHNKKDNAMLQYVKVVKAKEQVVAGTVYYITIEAKDGDAKKLYEAKVWVKPWMNFKEVQEFKLVEGAPGESSA encoded by the exons ATGGCGAAGCCCGGAGGTATTAGCAACGTCGACGGCAAGGAGAACACCCTCGAGATCGAGGGCCTCGCTCGTTTCGCCGTCGAGGAGCACAACAAGAAAGAC AATGCGATGCTGCAGTATGTGAAGGTCGTTAAGGCGAAGGAGCAGGTGGTTGCGGGCACCGTGTACTACATCACCATCGAAGCGAAGGATGGCGATGCCAAGAAGCTGTACGAGGCCAAGGTTTGGGTGAAGCCGTGGATGAATTTCAAGGAGGTCCAGGAATTTAAGCTTGTCGAAGGTGCCCCCGGCGAGTCTAGCGCTTAG